The Methylomarinum vadi genome has a window encoding:
- the rpoH gene encoding RNA polymerase sigma factor RpoH has product MSNALALPVNLSAGTFDAYLNAISQIPQLTSEQERELALRYRDMGDLEAARQLVLSNLRFVAHVARGYSGYGLPMADIMQEGNVGLMKAVKRFDPDMGVRLVSFAVHWIKAEIHEYVIKNWRIVKVATTKAQRKLFFNLRKSKPNLDWLSKNDAEAIAENLDVDISTVYEMEKRLDGRDMAFDLTNDDSAEDNNSAPVNYLEQQGADPALVLENADWKDHKEELLISAMAELDERSQDILTSRWLADEKATLHELAERYNVSAERIRQLEKNAMKKLKAAVVLEA; this is encoded by the coding sequence ATGAGTAATGCATTAGCTTTACCAGTCAACTTATCTGCCGGAACGTTCGATGCCTATTTGAACGCCATCAGCCAAATTCCGCAACTGACTTCCGAGCAGGAACGCGAGCTTGCGCTGCGTTACAGAGACATGGGCGATCTGGAAGCCGCTCGCCAGCTGGTATTGTCCAATTTGCGTTTTGTCGCTCATGTTGCCAGGGGGTACAGCGGTTACGGTCTGCCGATGGCCGACATCATGCAGGAAGGCAACGTCGGCTTGATGAAAGCGGTCAAACGTTTCGATCCCGACATGGGGGTGCGTCTGGTTTCTTTTGCCGTTCATTGGATCAAGGCAGAAATCCACGAATATGTCATAAAAAATTGGCGTATCGTCAAGGTTGCCACGACCAAGGCGCAACGCAAATTGTTTTTTAATCTGCGTAAATCGAAGCCAAACCTGGACTGGCTGTCTAAAAACGATGCCGAGGCGATCGCCGAAAACCTGGATGTCGATATCAGCACCGTCTATGAAATGGAAAAACGGCTGGATGGTCGGGACATGGCATTCGATCTAACAAATGATGATTCAGCCGAAGACAACAATTCCGCGCCGGTCAATTATTTGGAGCAACAGGGCGCCGACCCGGCTTTGGTGCTGGAAAACGCTGACTGGAAAGATCATAAGGAAGAGTTGTTGATTTCAGCGATGGCTGAACTTGATGAACGTAGCCAGGATATCTTGACCAGCCGTTGGTTGGCCGATGAGAAAGCGACGCTACACGAGCTGGCCGAGCGTTATAATGTATCCGCCGAGCGCATCAGGCAGCTGGAAAAAAACGCCATGAAAAAGCTGAAAGCCGCGGTAGTGCTGGAAGCATAA
- the ftsX gene encoding permease-like cell division protein FtsX, producing the protein MTQIKKVNHANTGLADKAQAYFISHAQALFSSLGRLIRSPFNSIMTILVLAIAVALAGSFYLLVNNARQLTGNLEASNQVSIFLKNSVSDAEGRKLAEKLGENASIEDVKVITKSQAMDEFRAYSGFGDALNALDSNPLPAVIQVLPKNTLKDDADLEKLIAAFQRYPQVDFVQMDMQWVKRLQSIMQLAGRGVTLLNTLLAIAVIFITGNTIRLELQNRREEVLIAKLVGATHAFVQRPFVYTGLWLGFFAGVTAWLIITIMVLVLQGPLERLSLLYDGSFHILYLNFTETFLLLFFSSFSGALGAWLVLHSQLRQIKPQ; encoded by the coding sequence ATGACGCAAATAAAAAAAGTCAATCATGCCAATACCGGCCTAGCCGACAAGGCGCAAGCTTATTTTATAAGTCACGCCCAGGCGCTGTTTTCCAGTTTGGGACGATTGATCAGGTCGCCTTTTAACTCGATCATGACTATATTGGTCTTGGCGATTGCAGTGGCGTTGGCCGGCAGTTTTTATTTGTTGGTCAACAATGCCCGCCAACTGACCGGTAATTTGGAGGCCAGCAACCAGGTTTCCATCTTCTTGAAAAACAGTGTTTCCGATGCGGAGGGACGTAAGTTGGCGGAAAAGCTCGGCGAAAACGCATCCATTGAAGACGTCAAGGTGATTACCAAATCACAGGCGATGGACGAGTTCAGAGCCTACAGCGGTTTCGGCGATGCCCTGAATGCGCTCGACAGCAACCCCTTGCCGGCGGTGATCCAGGTATTGCCGAAAAATACGCTAAAGGACGATGCGGATCTGGAAAAATTGATTGCGGCATTCCAGCGCTATCCGCAGGTGGATTTCGTGCAAATGGACATGCAGTGGGTCAAGCGGCTGCAAAGCATCATGCAATTGGCGGGACGGGGGGTGACTCTGTTAAATACGTTGCTGGCGATTGCCGTGATTTTTATCACCGGCAACACCATCCGCCTGGAATTGCAAAATCGCCGCGAAGAAGTGCTGATCGCCAAGTTGGTGGGCGCGACCCATGCCTTTGTACAAAGGCCGTTCGTTTACACCGGTCTGTGGCTGGGCTTTTTTGCCGGCGTGACTGCTTGGTTGATCATCACGATCATGGTATTGGTATTGCAAGGCCCATTGGAGAGATTGTCCTTGTTATATGATGGCAGTTTTCATATTCTCTATTTGAATTTCACCGAAACATTCTTGTTGCTTTTTTTCTCTTCTTTTTCCGGCGCGTTAGGCGCGTGGCTCGTTCTGCATTCCCAGCTTCGGCAAATAAAGCCGCAATAA
- the ftsE gene encoding cell division ATP-binding protein FtsE → MLKFDHVCKRYPDAGDALVDVSFHLAHGEMAFLTGHSGAGKSTLLKLIAMMETCSRGHVLLEGQNLNRLSERQIPFIRRRLGLIFQDYKLLLDRTVFDNVALPLVISGYGHQDIARRVRAALDKVGLLGMEKKYPLALSGGEQQRVGIARAVVNKPRLILADEPTGNLDPELSAEVMHLFEQFQQVGVSVLIASHDIDLINRMGYRVLKLDHGHLVKE, encoded by the coding sequence ATGCTGAAATTCGATCACGTTTGTAAACGCTATCCGGATGCCGGCGATGCGCTGGTCGATGTCAGTTTTCATTTGGCGCACGGTGAAATGGCGTTTTTGACCGGCCATTCCGGCGCCGGTAAAAGCACCTTGCTAAAATTGATTGCGATGATGGAGACGTGTAGCAGAGGCCATGTTCTGCTGGAAGGGCAAAATCTCAATCGTCTCAGCGAACGCCAGATTCCTTTTATCCGTCGACGTCTTGGGCTGATTTTCCAGGACTATAAGCTGTTGTTGGACCGCACCGTGTTCGATAATGTCGCCTTGCCTCTGGTGATTTCCGGTTACGGCCATCAGGATATCGCCAGAAGGGTGAGGGCGGCATTGGATAAAGTCGGTTTGTTGGGCATGGAAAAGAAATATCCCTTGGCCTTGTCGGGCGGCGAGCAGCAACGGGTGGGAATCGCCCGCGCCGTGGTCAACAAGCCGCGATTGATCCTGGCCGACGAGCCGACCGGTAATTTAGATCCGGAATTGTCGGCGGAAGTGATGCATTTGTTCGAGCAGTTTCAACAGGTGGGGGTTTCGGTTTTGATTGCCAGTCACGATATCGATTTGATCAACCGAATGGGGTATCGCGTGTTGAAGCTGGATCATGGCCATTTGGTCAAAGAGTGA
- the ftsY gene encoding signal recognition particle-docking protein FtsY produces MFRKLVLFTALLALFVIVLGAYVRLSDAGLGCPDWPGCYGKAMVSDDAAFKSQAEQTFPDNPLDAGKAWKEMTHRYAAGLLGVLALVLAVMAWWQKQCRLPAVLSTGALLLLVAAQAALGMWTVESKTMPIVVTLHLLLGFITFWTIAWIYLRTAPGLVRNEQAFPGLRVLTWLGMAVLLAQIFLGGWTSSNYAALACSDFPRCDGKWLPDADYSAALNFFSGLESGYQGVLSFQGQLAAHWLHRAGALVSFVLLTMVMLVATSERYPKAVRRAGLLLSALLLVQITLGILNVRLSLPLWSAVAHNAFAALLMLPLIAVGFYARYGVPAEKAAEAEKAETVVPAVGGEAVAVPAEEVYVEPEAESLYLRLKTQLGKTRSGLGGVLASLPLGQKSIDQDLLEEIEASLLMADVGIEATNEIISRLTENLERHQLNDAEALTQALKQDLYDMLQPCSQPLVIPKQDNPFVILVVGINGAGKTTSIGKLAKRLQAQGHSVMLAAGDTFRAAAVEQLQTWGERNNIHVVAQHTGADSASVIYDGVQSAKAKGVDVLIADTAGRLHTKSNLMDELIKIKRIMAKLDETAPHEVLLVLDAGTGQNALSQAKLFNDAVHLTGIALTKLDGTAKGGVIFALAKQLAVPIRFIGIGEGIDDLQDFDAKTFVDALFVQD; encoded by the coding sequence ATGTTTAGAAAACTCGTTCTTTTCACCGCCTTATTGGCGCTGTTTGTAATTGTCCTCGGTGCCTATGTGCGCTTGTCCGATGCCGGCCTGGGGTGTCCCGATTGGCCGGGTTGCTATGGCAAGGCCATGGTCAGCGATGATGCCGCGTTCAAGTCCCAAGCCGAACAAACGTTTCCGGACAACCCCTTGGATGCCGGCAAGGCCTGGAAGGAGATGACGCATCGTTATGCCGCAGGCTTGTTGGGCGTGCTGGCATTGGTTCTGGCCGTGATGGCATGGTGGCAAAAGCAATGCCGCCTGCCCGCGGTCTTGTCGACCGGCGCTCTGCTGTTACTGGTTGCGGCTCAAGCGGCCCTGGGCATGTGGACGGTCGAGTCGAAGACCATGCCGATCGTCGTCACCCTGCATTTATTATTGGGTTTCATCACTTTTTGGACCATCGCCTGGATTTATCTGCGCACGGCGCCGGGACTAGTACGCAACGAACAAGCCTTTCCGGGCCTGCGAGTCCTGACCTGGCTCGGAATGGCGGTGTTATTGGCGCAGATTTTTCTGGGCGGCTGGACCAGCAGCAATTACGCGGCGTTGGCCTGCAGTGATTTTCCCCGTTGCGATGGCAAATGGTTGCCCGATGCCGATTACAGTGCCGCGCTGAATTTCTTTAGCGGCCTGGAAAGCGGTTACCAGGGCGTGTTGTCATTCCAAGGCCAATTGGCCGCTCATTGGCTGCATCGTGCCGGCGCCCTGGTGAGCTTTGTCTTGCTGACGATGGTAATGCTGGTGGCGACTTCCGAGCGTTATCCGAAAGCCGTGCGTCGCGCTGGTTTGTTGCTGAGTGCTTTACTCCTGGTGCAGATAACGCTGGGTATCCTCAATGTGCGTTTGTCGTTACCGCTATGGTCGGCCGTGGCTCATAACGCTTTTGCCGCCTTGCTGATGTTACCGTTGATTGCGGTTGGCTTTTACGCCCGCTATGGCGTGCCTGCCGAGAAAGCGGCCGAGGCAGAGAAAGCCGAAACGGTGGTTCCCGCGGTTGGTGGCGAGGCCGTTGCGGTTCCCGCGGAAGAAGTCTATGTCGAACCGGAAGCTGAGTCGCTTTATTTGCGTTTGAAGACCCAGTTGGGAAAGACCCGTTCGGGATTGGGCGGCGTACTGGCTTCGTTGCCGTTAGGCCAAAAAAGTATCGATCAGGACCTGTTGGAGGAAATCGAGGCTAGTTTGTTGATGGCCGACGTCGGCATCGAGGCGACCAACGAAATCATTTCCCGGTTGACTGAAAACCTGGAGCGTCACCAGCTTAATGATGCCGAGGCGTTGACGCAGGCATTGAAACAAGATTTGTACGATATGCTGCAGCCGTGCAGCCAACCGCTGGTTATTCCGAAACAAGATAATCCGTTCGTTATTCTGGTGGTCGGCATCAACGGCGCCGGCAAGACGACCTCCATCGGCAAATTGGCGAAACGTCTGCAGGCTCAGGGGCATAGCGTCATGCTGGCGGCCGGCGATACCTTCCGGGCGGCGGCGGTCGAGCAGTTGCAGACTTGGGGCGAGCGCAACAATATCCATGTGGTCGCCCAGCATACCGGCGCGGATTCGGCATCGGTGATATACGACGGCGTGCAGTCGGCCAAGGCCAAGGGAGTCGATGTATTGATCGCCGATACCGCCGGCCGATTGCATACCAAGTCCAATCTGATGGACGAATTGATTAAAATCAAACGCATCATGGCGAAATTGGATGAAACGGCGCCGCACGAGGTCTTGTTGGTGCTGGACGCCGGGACCGGCCAGAACGCCTTGTCGCAGGCCAAATTATTCAATGATGCGGTGCATCTGACCGGCATCGCCTTGACCAAGTTGGACGGCACCGCCAAGGGCGGGGTGATATTCGCCCTGGCCAAGCAATTGGCTGTGCCAATTCGGTTTATCGGTATCGGCGAGGGCATCGACGATTTGCAGGATTTCGATGCCAAAACATTCGTCGACGCCTTGTTTGTGCAAGACTGA
- a CDS encoding SURF1 family protein, which produces MKKIQIPVAGKTIRFSVTALVVYVILLIILCSLGSWQLRRAEQKERYLRQLEQGRSVEISHLNRLEEADLKTLEYRKVSVSGQYDDAHQFLIDNQVKNGKVGYFVMTPFFIAGQDKAVLVNRGWIGMAKNRQEFPDLRIGERNTTITGRVNHFPPVGLVLEGADVPSDGWPATVQVVNHRILAERLGYSLLDFQIELDPTQKDGYSREWQTISIMPPEKHIAYAVQWFALALTLTVLFLWFSFKQNG; this is translated from the coding sequence ATGAAAAAAATACAGATTCCAGTTGCCGGGAAGACCATTCGGTTTTCGGTCACAGCTTTGGTCGTCTACGTGATTTTGTTGATTATTCTGTGTTCCCTGGGGAGTTGGCAATTGCGCCGGGCGGAGCAAAAGGAACGTTATTTACGCCAACTCGAGCAGGGCCGATCAGTTGAAATCAGTCACTTAAACCGACTCGAAGAGGCCGATTTGAAGACGTTGGAATATCGAAAGGTGTCGGTTTCCGGACAATACGACGATGCCCACCAGTTTTTGATCGATAACCAGGTAAAAAACGGCAAAGTCGGCTACTTTGTCATGACACCGTTTTTTATTGCCGGGCAGGATAAAGCGGTATTGGTGAATCGTGGTTGGATCGGCATGGCGAAGAATCGTCAAGAATTTCCCGACCTGCGGATCGGCGAGCGCAATACCACGATCACGGGGCGGGTCAATCATTTTCCACCGGTCGGCTTGGTGCTGGAAGGCGCCGATGTGCCGAGCGATGGCTGGCCGGCGACGGTACAGGTGGTCAATCATCGCATACTCGCCGAACGACTTGGTTATTCTTTGCTGGATTTTCAGATCGAATTGGATCCGACCCAGAAAGATGGCTATAGCCGCGAGTGGCAAACGATTTCGATCATGCCGCCGGAAAAACATATCGCCTACGCGGTGCAATGGTTTGCGCTGGCATTGACCCTCACTGTGTTATTTTTATGGTTCAGTTTTAAACAGAATGGATAA
- a CDS encoding twin transmembrane helix small protein, whose amino-acid sequence MLIKSVVIIAFILIVVSLGSALFHLVKRNDNEPSHKTAKALTFRIALSVILFILIILAYMTGLIKPEGIGARMQHMRQQSSSQQP is encoded by the coding sequence ATGCTCATAAAAAGCGTCGTCATCATTGCATTCATTTTAATCGTTGTAAGCCTCGGTTCGGCACTATTTCATCTGGTCAAACGCAATGACAATGAACCATCCCACAAAACAGCCAAAGCATTGACCTTCAGAATCGCCTTGTCGGTAATCTTGTTCATCCTCATTATCCTGGCTTATATGACCGGTTTGATAAAACCGGAAGGCATCGGCGCCAGAATGCAGCACATGCGGCAACAATCCTCTTCTCAACAGCCATAA
- a CDS encoding cytochrome c oxidase subunit 3: MSTNGAYYIPHKAVWPFIGTSGLMIMLAGFANYLNGSGIGSTMMVLGLVMFILMLTGWFALQAAESESGMYNHGVGISYRMGMMWFIFSEVMFFAAFFGALWYARNLSVPWLGGLGDGPGRATQEILWPAFESAWPTNGPGNIGGEFEPMGAFGLPFINTLLLLSSGVTCTWAHHGLLAKNRDQLIKGLIATVALGFTFVACQAFEYYEAYHEMGLTLGSGIYGSTFFMLTGFHGFHVCVGAIILSVVLFRSWKGHFTPENHFAFEGAAWYWHFVDVVWLGLFIFVYLM; this comes from the coding sequence ATGTCTACAAATGGCGCTTATTACATTCCGCATAAGGCAGTGTGGCCGTTTATTGGCACCAGTGGCCTGATGATCATGCTGGCGGGTTTTGCCAATTACCTCAACGGTTCAGGCATCGGTTCGACCATGATGGTTCTTGGTCTGGTGATGTTCATCCTGATGCTGACCGGCTGGTTTGCCTTGCAGGCCGCCGAAAGCGAATCCGGTATGTACAATCATGGCGTCGGTATTTCCTACCGCATGGGCATGATGTGGTTCATTTTTTCCGAGGTCATGTTCTTCGCCGCTTTCTTCGGCGCTTTATGGTACGCTCGGAACTTATCCGTGCCCTGGTTGGGCGGCTTGGGCGATGGGCCGGGACGTGCTACCCAGGAAATTTTGTGGCCGGCATTCGAATCGGCCTGGCCGACCAATGGCCCAGGCAATATCGGCGGCGAATTCGAACCGATGGGCGCTTTCGGCCTGCCTTTCATCAATACCCTGTTGCTGCTGTCTAGCGGCGTAACCTGTACTTGGGCCCATCATGGCCTGTTGGCCAAAAACCGGGATCAATTGATCAAAGGCCTGATCGCCACGGTCGCGTTAGGTTTTACCTTCGTTGCTTGCCAGGCCTTCGAATATTACGAAGCTTACCATGAGATGGGGCTCACGCTGGGTTCCGGTATCTACGGTTCGACCTTCTTCATGCTGACCGGGTTTCACGGTTTTCACGTCTGTGTCGGTGCAATTATTCTGAGCGTCGTGTTGTTCAGAAGCTGGAAAGGCCACTTTACCCCGGAAAACCATTTCGCCTTCGAGGGTGCGGCATGGTACTGGCACTTCGTCGATGTGGTATGGCTGGGCCTGTTTATCTTCGTTTACTTGATGTAA
- a CDS encoding cytochrome c oxidase assembly protein yields the protein MMNTVERKNTRLVIKLALIVLAMFGFGYALVPLYNVFCDITGLNGKTGESAAQEVQYEIDPEREMTIEFVTSLNESAPMEFSAETAKMKLIPGKYYTVNFFAENKTDKPMVARAIPSVSPGLAAEYLKKTECFCFSEQSFEPHEKKTMPVRFVIDPALPERYKTITLAYTFFDNTETSVKK from the coding sequence ATGATGAACACTGTTGAACGGAAAAATACTAGGCTGGTTATCAAGCTAGCATTAATAGTTCTGGCGATGTTCGGTTTTGGTTATGCCTTGGTGCCTCTGTATAACGTGTTTTGCGATATCACCGGCTTGAACGGGAAAACGGGGGAAAGCGCGGCACAGGAAGTGCAGTACGAAATCGACCCGGAAAGGGAAATGACGATCGAGTTCGTTACCTCCCTGAACGAATCGGCGCCAATGGAATTCAGCGCCGAAACCGCGAAGATGAAACTAATTCCCGGGAAATATTACACGGTGAATTTTTTCGCGGAAAATAAAACCGACAAGCCGATGGTGGCGAGGGCCATACCAAGCGTATCGCCGGGATTGGCGGCGGAATATTTGAAGAAAACGGAGTGTTTTTGTTTTTCCGAACAATCGTTCGAACCGCATGAGAAAAAGACCATGCCGGTTCGTTTCGTGATCGACCCGGCCTTGCCGGAACGTTATAAAACAATCACGCTCGCTTATACTTTTTTTGACAACACTGAAACATCAGTAAAAAAATAA
- the ctaD gene encoding cytochrome c oxidase subunit I, with protein MSAVVAEHDEHHDHGPEKGILRWIITTNHKDIGTLYLLFSLVMFFVGGTMALIIRAELFEPGMQFVNPQFFNSMTTMHALIMVFGAVMPAFVGLANWMIPMMIGAPDMALPRMNNMSFWMLVAGALLLASTLFMEGGAPASGWTLYPPLVLQTGDALPFAIFSVHMLGISSIMGAINVIATIFNMRAPGMTLMKMPLFVWTWLITAFLLIAIMPVFAGAVTMLLTDRFFDTSFFDAAGGGDPVLYQHIFWFFGHPEVYVMILPTFGVASTIIPVFARKPLFGYASMVYATAAIAFLSFIVWSHHMFTTGMPVAGELYFMYATMLIAIPTGVKVFNWTATMWKGSLTFETPMLFAICFVVLFTIGGFTGLMMSIAPSDFQYHDTYFIVAHFHYTLVPASIFILMAAGYFWLPKWTGNMYNERIGRLHFWLSAISVNILFFPQHFLGLAGMPRRIPDYAIQFADWNMISSIGAFIYGISQLLFVYIVIDTIRGGTGKATDEVWEDASKHSLEWTLPSPAPYHTFTTPPEKIPTEHF; from the coding sequence ATGTCTGCTGTAGTAGCTGAACATGATGAACATCATGATCACGGCCCCGAAAAGGGCATTTTGAGGTGGATTATCACCACGAACCATAAAGATATTGGAACATTATATTTGTTATTCTCGCTGGTGATGTTTTTCGTCGGCGGTACCATGGCTTTGATTATTCGCGCGGAACTTTTCGAACCGGGCATGCAGTTTGTCAATCCGCAGTTTTTCAATTCGATGACGACGATGCACGCCTTGATCATGGTATTCGGTGCGGTCATGCCGGCCTTCGTTGGCTTGGCTAACTGGATGATTCCGATGATGATCGGTGCGCCGGATATGGCCCTGCCGCGCATGAACAACATGAGCTTCTGGATGCTGGTCGCCGGCGCCTTGCTGTTGGCTAGCACATTGTTCATGGAAGGCGGCGCGCCTGCTTCAGGCTGGACCTTGTATCCGCCGTTGGTGTTGCAAACCGGCGATGCCTTGCCGTTTGCGATCTTCTCGGTGCATATGCTCGGTATTTCATCGATCATGGGGGCGATCAACGTCATCGCGACCATTTTCAATATGCGGGCGCCCGGCATGACCCTGATGAAAATGCCTTTGTTCGTCTGGACCTGGCTGATTACCGCCTTCCTGCTGATCGCCATCATGCCGGTATTCGCCGGCGCGGTGACCATGTTGCTGACCGACCGTTTCTTCGACACCAGCTTCTTCGATGCGGCCGGTGGCGGTGATCCCGTTCTGTATCAACACATTTTCTGGTTTTTCGGACACCCCGAAGTATATGTGATGATTCTGCCGACTTTCGGTGTCGCCTCAACCATCATTCCTGTATTCGCCCGTAAACCCTTGTTCGGCTATGCCTCCATGGTTTATGCGACTGCTGCGATCGCCTTCCTGTCGTTCATCGTTTGGTCACACCACATGTTTACCACCGGCATGCCGGTGGCCGGTGAATTGTATTTCATGTACGCCACGATGCTGATCGCGATTCCCACCGGGGTTAAGGTATTCAACTGGACGGCGACTATGTGGAAAGGCTCGCTGACCTTCGAAACACCGATGCTGTTTGCGATTTGCTTTGTCGTGTTGTTTACGATCGGCGGGTTTACCGGCTTGATGATGTCGATCGCACCGTCCGATTTCCAATATCACGATACCTATTTCATCGTTGCCCATTTCCATTACACGTTGGTTCCGGCTTCCATCTTCATTTTGATGGCGGCGGGTTATTTTTGGCTGCCGAAATGGACCGGTAACATGTACAACGAAAGAATCGGCAGACTGCATTTCTGGTTGTCGGCCATTTCCGTTAACATCCTGTTCTTCCCTCAACACTTCCTGGGCTTGGCCGGCATGCCGCGCCGTATTCCGGATTACGCGATACAGTTCGCCGACTGGAATATGATCTCCAGTATCGGGGCGTTTATTTATGGCATCAGCCAGTTATTGTTTGTCTATATCGTCATCGATACCATTCGTGGCGGTACCGGCAAGGCGACCGACGAGGTGTGGGAAGACGCCAGCAAGCACAGTTTGGAATGGACATTGCCGTCTCCAGCGCCATACCATACCTTCACGACGCCGCCGGAAAAAATTCCTACGGAACATTTCTAA
- the coxB gene encoding cytochrome c oxidase subunit II produces MRITKQLFAFLTLMLLGLGTARADYTLNLTKGVTKLSNDVYNLHMLILWICVFIGIAVFGTMFYSIYHHRKSKGHKAEQFHENTTVEIIWTIIPTLILVGMAIPATKTLVEMDDVQEADMSIKVTGWQWKWEYEYLDNGIHFFSTLDEASNRARQVGSGIDPRSVPNYLLNVDHPLVVPVNTKIRFLFTAADVLHSWWVPELGWKKDTVPGFINEAWTYVEKAGTYRGQCTELCGKDHGFMPIVVIAMEQEDYNAWVEEQKGIAVAEASAAEQEWTKEDLIAKGEKVYANNCSSCHMADGTGMPGTFPALTGSPIVTGDIDVQIDLMLNGKGMMPAFGQMLSAVDFAAVATFIRNGLGNSVGDSIQPSAIKSKQSALPEEDDDEEDEA; encoded by the coding sequence GTGAGAATAACTAAGCAACTGTTCGCATTTCTGACCCTGATGCTATTAGGCTTGGGTACAGCGCGTGCGGATTATACCCTCAATCTGACGAAGGGGGTCACTAAGCTCAGTAACGATGTTTACAATCTGCACATGCTTATTTTGTGGATCTGTGTGTTTATCGGTATCGCCGTGTTCGGTACCATGTTTTATTCGATTTACCACCATCGTAAGTCGAAAGGACATAAAGCAGAGCAGTTTCATGAAAATACGACCGTCGAAATTATCTGGACCATCATTCCAACGTTGATTCTGGTCGGCATGGCTATTCCCGCGACAAAGACGCTTGTAGAAATGGATGATGTGCAAGAGGCGGACATGTCGATCAAAGTGACTGGCTGGCAATGGAAATGGGAATACGAATACCTGGATAACGGCATTCACTTTTTCAGTACCCTGGACGAAGCTAGTAACCGCGCCCGCCAAGTCGGTTCCGGCATCGATCCTCGTTCGGTGCCCAATTATTTGCTGAATGTCGACCATCCGCTGGTAGTTCCGGTCAATACCAAAATCCGCTTCCTGTTTACCGCGGCCGATGTACTGCATTCCTGGTGGGTGCCCGAGTTGGGCTGGAAAAAAGACACCGTTCCCGGTTTTATCAATGAAGCCTGGACTTACGTGGAAAAAGCGGGAACCTATCGCGGCCAATGTACCGAGTTGTGTGGAAAGGATCACGGTTTCATGCCGATTGTCGTCATTGCGATGGAGCAGGAGGATTACAACGCATGGGTGGAAGAGCAAAAAGGCATTGCGGTTGCCGAAGCTAGCGCCGCCGAACAGGAATGGACAAAAGAAGACCTGATTGCCAAAGGCGAGAAAGTTTACGCCAATAACTGCTCCTCTTGCCATATGGCGGATGGCACCGGCATGCCGGGCACTTTCCCTGCGCTTACAGGCAGTCCGATCGTGACTGGCGACATAGATGTCCAGATCGATCTTATGTTGAATGGTAAAGGCATGATGCCGGCCTTCGGCCAGATGCTCAGCGCGGTTGATTTTGCCGCCGTCGCAACCTTTATTCGTAATGGCTTGGGTAACTCTGTCGGTGATTCAATCCAACCTTCAGCCATTAAGTCCAAGCAATCGGCTTTGCCTGAAGAAGATGACGATGAAGAGGATGAGGCGTAA
- a CDS encoding bacteriohemerythrin, giving the protein MALMTWTAEQYGTNVSFADEEHQKLFGLLNTLYDQATNGADRSQVGASLDALIAFVVDHFAHEEKEMQAKGFAGYEAHKAEHDALVATCADLQTKFHAGEADVTEEVGQMVKTWLDKHIPTFDKAYGPALG; this is encoded by the coding sequence ATGGCTTTAATGACTTGGACTGCTGAACAATATGGCACCAATGTTTCTTTTGCTGACGAAGAGCATCAAAAATTATTTGGTTTGCTGAATACTTTATATGATCAAGCGACGAACGGAGCGGACCGTTCGCAGGTAGGGGCATCCCTGGATGCCTTGATTGCCTTCGTGGTGGACCATTTCGCGCATGAGGAAAAGGAAATGCAGGCAAAAGGGTTTGCCGGTTACGAGGCGCATAAGGCCGAACACGACGCGCTGGTCGCCACTTGTGCCGATTTGCAGACAAAATTTCATGCCGGCGAGGCGGATGTGACCGAAGAGGTCGGGCAAATGGTCAAAACCTGGTTGGATAAGCATATTCCAACTTTCGATAAAGCTTATGGACCTGCTTTAGGTTAA